The genomic DNA GTTAAAATTGCTGCTATAAAAATTCTTTTGAAAAAAATTTAAACAGGCTCTAAATAAAGTTGTTTATTAGCGAAATATTATAAATGCTATATCGAATTCATGCTTTTATATGTCAGTAAAAATTAAATTATATCTATTAAATATTTTAAATTTATTATAGTTAGTATTATGAATGTATTGAAAACATTTGAATTATGCAAAATATAGTTATTAAGTTATCGATAAATATGTAATTGTACAAAATATTAAATACTGCAATAATTAAATAAATTTGTCGTTTAATAAAACAATTAGGTTTGTGAAAAGTACTTATATATAATAAAAACCGGAGCACGTTAGCAGGTCTGCATCCTTCATAATACAGAATTATTAAGATACAATGTCGACAATTGTAATGGGAATAAGCTGAAAAAACCATTTTAAAAAAGAGAGTAGGCGGACAATTAATTTTTTTAATACTATGAAAAAAGTAAAATTTAACAAGAAACTTTCTTTGAATAAAGAAGCCATTACAAAATTAAACGAAGCTAATTTAATAAATATAAAAGGAGGCGGAGTACATAGTTTAACATGTTATTCAAAATGTGCAAACTGTGCACCCCCAATAACGACAAATTGTCTTTAAACCATATATCCCTGTGTGTTAATAGTCAAAAATAACATATTTACATTTTAAAAAAATGGATTCAAACTTCTATATATCATAAAACAAAAAGCGTAATGCATAATTTGCAAAGCTCCCGTTTTTTGAAGTTTGCACTGGGAATAAACAATATTTAGCGCGCAGTTTAAAACCAAATGCAAACATTAAAAATCAATTAGTCCTTTTGGAGCTACAGGATAATTAAAAAATAAAAACAATGAAAAAAGTAAAATTAAACAAAAAATTAAATTTAAATAAAGAGACTGTGACAAACCTTAATATGATTTTTGGAGGTGGGGACAATAAAGCAACATTTTCTTTATGGAGTTGTGATCCTTCTAATAAACCCAAATCTTGTTGCCAAACTGGTTGCGCTGACACTTGTCCTAACTGGTCAAAACCTGGTGTCATTACATGTCAACAAACAAGATGCATTAGATGCTAATAAATTATTAAAATAAGTTGGCTAAGTATACTTAGCCAACTTATTTTAATAATTTATATGAAATATCCATAAACGAAGGTATGCCAACTGTGATGAATATTTAGCATTGTGCAAACAATCGAGTGATGACATTACAACAGTTAAATCCATTTGTATATAAAATGCGGATGTGAAATCGATTTCTGTTAGCACATAATAGTAGCGACTCAGGCATAGTGGTACAAAATAAGAAATAAGAGAGTTGACGCATTCAAGAGTCCTTTGGCATGATAGTGAATGGTGCACAGCGGAAGGAATTAGGATTGATATTTGAAATTACGCAAACTGAAGAAAACAAAAAGCCTGCATTTTTATAGAGGAATATTGATTGATATCTTTTATATGAAATTGGCTTTATTCAATGATTAAGCACCAACCATTGTCGTAAAACAGGGTTTGCTTTTGTTTGATGCACAAAAATTAAAAGATACTATCCCAACAGAACGAAATAAATTCAATTATTATTAACGACTTAAAAAATATATAGATGAAAACTTTTTTAATTTCAGTATCTATACTTTTAATATCCGTTACATGCAGTGCCCAGAAGTCTGTATTAAAAGTTAACCCCAAATGGGAAAATTCTATTCAAAATGTAGCGTGTGAGATTAAAAGTTTTGATAGTGAAGATTTTTCAGACCTTGTTTTTTTAAAACAACTATTAAAAGATAAACAATACTTGTTTATTGGAGAAAGTTCTCATGAAGTTGCAGAATTTTTCAAACTTCGAACCCGATTAATAAAATTTTTACATGAGCAAATGGGATTTAAAATTATTGCATTTGAAAATGATTTGAATACAACTACATTTTTTAATATCCAAAAAGATCAAGCACTTTCCATTGATAGCCTAATGTTGTATTTGGGATATTTTCCATGTATGGAAATGTGTGAACTCGTAAAATATTTAAGAAAAAATGATATAGTCACGACAGGTTTTGATGTGCAACTATCAAATACAGCTATATTTTCACCCGCTGTTCGATATTACTTTAAAATTACAGATTCTATTTTAAATGATGATTCATTATTTTGTGTGAATGCACAAAATTCAATAGATGCACATACGCTCGCAAAAAAATGGAATAATGCAATTACTGGTATCTCAGGTTACGATACCCTGTCATCTTTTGCTAAATGTATTTACAAAAGCATCAAAACCAGGGCTGATTGGATGGAGCGAATGCCAAACATTTCATCCCCAATGCGCGATTCATTAATGGCTGCAAATTTTTTATGGCTTATCAAAAATATGTATCCTAAGGAGAAAGTAATTATACTGGCGCATAATGAGCATATTGCAAAATTTAATCCTGCATTTAAAGACAAGAAAAAATATTATGGAAGCATGGGGCAATATCTTCAGGATTCTATTTGGGAAAAATCATATGTGATGGGTATTTATGCATTTCAGGGGCAAACTGGTAATTATGGTCCGTTATGCACCATTAGTGCGAATAAGCGTAATTCGTTAGGTGCAATTTTTAATTGTACCGGATATGATATATCGTTTTGTGATTTTTTATCGCAAAATAAATCGGTTGAAAATAACTGGATGTTTAAGAAAAAAATTAAAACTGTAAGTTATTGTTTTCAACGATATAAAATGGTGCCGGCTGATCACTACGATGGTATTATCATGGTTAAAAATGTTCATGCAATAACAAAACTTAAATAATGAATTTAGATAAAGAAAGAATATTATTTGAAATTGAAAAAATATATAACACGCTTATATCGCTTGATTATAAAGAAGAAACTGATTTTGGGGTTTTGAGCGGCTTAGGTGGTGTGTGCTTATTTTTGGCGGAAAAATATAAAATTTCTCGTGAAGAAGATGTTATAAATAAAACGGCGTTGTATTTTCAATTAATTTACAATGGATTTAACAACAAAGAATATCCCTCATTTACTTTTTGTTCAGGAATTTCAGGTGTGGGATGGTTGGTAAATTATTTATCAAAGATTAATTTATTTGAATCTGAAGAAAATAATGTAGAATTAAATAACTTAATATATCAATTTGCAATTCATTCAATGTCTCAGTATAAAAATTATGATTATTTGCATGGAGGTTTAGGAACTTTATTATATTTTGCAACTTTATCTGATAATCAATTATGTAAAAGCGAAGTTTCAAATATTATTGATAAAGCTATTAAACTTTCGTATAATGAAAATAACTATAGATATTGGATTGATGATACGTATAAAAAAAATAATCCAGAAATTTTTGTTCCAGATAAGTTTGTGAATTTTGGGTTGGCTCATGGTCTCCCAGGAATTTTATTGTTGTTTGGGAAAGCTTTCTGTGTTACAAAAGATAAAAAAATAATTCACATAATCGAGGAAGGAGTGAATTGTATTTTAAATCATGAATTAGAGGACTCTTTATCAATATTTCCTTCTGATAATTTTCACAAACGTGGGTCAAGGCTGGCATGGTGTTATGGAGATTTAGGTATTGCAAATTCATTGTATATATTAGGAAATCAACTTTCAAATGAAAAATGGATTAAAAAATCTATCGATATCTTTATTCATGCTTCAAAACGTAAAGAATTATTAATGAATTCTATTATAGATGCAGGTATATGTCATGGAGCATTTGGAATATCGCATATTTTTAGAAGAATGTTTTTTAATACTGGTATAGAAATTTTTAGCAAGGCATCTGATTATTGGATAAATGAGGCGCTATATATGGCGAAATTTGAAGATGGCTTGTCGGGATATAAAGCATATCATGGTCCTGACAAAGGATGGGTAAAAGAATTTGGACTACTCGAAGGAATTGCAGGAATGGGTCTTGTTTTATTATCATCTATTTCAAAAGAAGCTCCCAATTGGGATGAGTGTTTATTACTTTCATAATCTTCTGTTATGCTTGATGAAATTAAAAAACAATATCAGTCTTTTTCAAATTTTTTAATTCGCACGCCGTTACTTCCTTTACAAACTATTGAAGAATTTACAGAAGAAAAATTAAAAAACCTTTTTCAAAACCCTGTAATTGGTGAAGCTATTTTTCTTGCTTCGCCGGTATTGCATAGCGAATGTATAAAATGGCTTAATGGAAATATTAAAGAAAAAAAAGAAGAAAGAAGAATTGTATATTCTTTAATGCGTTACCTATTGCGTATGTCAACGCGTTGCACACCGTTCGGATTATTTGCAGGATGTACTGTTGGGGAATGGAAAGAAACATATGATGTTCGTAATTTTTTTCTTCAATCTTGTGGAAATTATAAAAGTCATACACGTCTTGATATGCACTATCTTTGTGCATTAGCGCAAAACTTATCAAATCATTCAATAATAAAAGATAAAATTAAATTCTTTCCTAATAGCAGTATCTATAAATATGGCAATAAAATCAGGTACGTTGAATATCGTTATGTAAATAAAAAAAGGCTTCATCACTTGGTTGCTGTTGATGATTCCGATTACTTACGGAAAATATTGTCAATAGCTGAAAATGGAGCAGAGATAAAAGTATTAGCAGAAAGTCTGGTTGATGATGAAATAAATATTGATGAGGCAACCGATTTTATTAATGAGTTAATATCAAGTCAAATATTAGTGAGTGAATTAGAACCTGCAATTACCGGCCCTGAATTTCTTCAACAATTATTGAAGGTTCTTGAAAAGATTGAAGGAATTGATGAAATAAAAAATATACTTTCTGAAACAAAAAATGCAATCGAGAAAATTGATGAAAGTCAATTGGGCGTTGATGTTTTGAATTATTATAATATTGCAGAGAACCTGAAAAAACTTAAAACGGAATATGAGTTAAATTTATTGTTTCAAACCGATATGGTAAAACCTGCTGAATCCGTTTCGCTCGATAACTCTTTTGCAGATGATGTTTTGAAAGGTATTGCTGTGATGAATAAATTTACTTTACAACAGGCAAAAAACAATTTAACACAATTTTGTGAAGCATTTTATGAACGCTATGAAGACAAAGAAGTTCCTTTGGTTCTGGCATTGGATAATGAAACCGGAATTGGTTATTTGCAAGGTTCGGTTGGATTAGGTGATATAGCTCCGTTGGTAGATGATATTGGAACCCCATCGGTAAATAGTGGTAATGCTGAAATACAATGGAATTCCATTCAATCATTCTTGTTAAAAAAATATCTTGAAGCACATAAAACAGATTCGTATGAAGTAAATATTTCTGATAAAGAATTAGAAATATTTAAAAATGATTTTGATGATTTGCCGGATACTATAAGTGCAATGGTTCAATTATACCATGACAAAATATATATTTCTTCAGTGGGTGGTTCAAGTGCAGCAAATCTTTTAGGGCGTTTTTGTCATTCAGGTGAATCTATTTACCAGATGACAAGAAAAATTACAGAAAAGGAAAAATCTTTGAACCCTGATGTTATTTATGCCGAAATAGTTCATTTGCCTGAATCACGTACAGGAAATATTTTATTAAGGCCGGCTTTACGAGAGTATGAAATCCCGTTTCTTGCTAAAGCGAATGTTGATAAAGAGCATCAAATATCACTTAATGATTTGATGTTGTCAGTACGTAGTAATAAAATATTCTTGCGTTCCAGGAAACTGAATAAGGAAATAATTCCTCGTTTATCTACAGCCCATAATTACTCATATAATTCGTTGCCAATTTATCATTTTTTATGCGATTTACAAATGCAGAATAGCAGGGGTGGCGTGGGATTTAGCTGGGGTGTTCTGCAAAATGAATTTACTTTTCTTCCACGAGTTTGTTACCAAAATGTGATATTATCATTAGCTCAATGGAATCTACGTAAAGAAGATTTTGAAAAATTATTAAAATATGAAGAAAATAATTTACTCAACATAATTAATGAATGGCGAGAAAAATTTAAAATGCCCCGTTATATTGCACTTGCTGATGGTGACAATGAACTGGTAATTGATTTAGAAAATATTTTATGTGTAAAAACTTTTATAGATGCAATAAAAAAACGTCAATCTATTAAACTTATTGAATTTATTTTTGATTCCGAAACATCTGTTGTAAAAAGCGAAGAAGGTAGTTTTGCTAATCAGGTTATTATTCCTTTTTATAAAATTAAGGAAATTAAACAACCGGAAATTAAAGAAAGACAAAAGGAAGTAAAACAAAATAATAATGAAATAAATATTCAACGTACTTATACAACTGGCGACAGATGGCTGTATTTTAAATTTTATATGGGTTCTAAAACTTCAGACCTTTTTCTTACAAATATTATTAAGCCTTTAACTGAAGAATTAATACAGGAACAAATTATTGATAAATGGTTTTTTATTCGCTACGCTGATCCAAAACTACACATAAGAATAAGATTCCATGGAACTAAAGAAAATTTTTATTCATCAGTAATTGCAAAATTACATGAATATAATTCTGATTTTATAAATATGAACCTGACATGGAAAGTGCAGACTGATACATATAATCGCGAATTGGAAAGATATGGATATAACAGTATTGATTTAGCGGAATCATTATTTTTTCACGATAGCAGTATGATTGTAAAAATGCTTGATATGATTGAAGGTGACCAGGGCGAAACATACCGCTGGTTATTTTGTGTACGTGCAATTGATACTCTGCTCGATGATTTTAAATTTGACATGATGCAAAAAAAAGAATTGTTGCATTTGTTATCTGAAGGATTTAACAGAGAATTTAATATGAATAAAGATGCTAAAGCACATCTTGGGCAGAAGTATAGAAAAGAACGTTCGCTGGTAAATGAAGTGCTTGATAGGTCGAAAGATGAAGCAAATGAAATGAAACCATTAATCGATTATATAATTGAAAAATCAAATTCAATAAAACCAATAGTAGAAGAAATATTAAAATTAAAAGAGAATAATACTTTACAGGTTCCCATAGATAACCTAATGGGAAGTTACATTCATATGTTGTGTAACCGTTTGTTCAAATCAAAACAACGTTTGCATGAATTGGTTATTTATACTTTTTTACTTAAATATTATGAATCAGAAATTGCGAGGGAGAAAACCTCGACATGAAATAATTAATAAAGGATACCTTAATTTCTTTTATAATTGATGAAAATATTGGTAATAATAAAATAATTATTATCAAATGTTTGAAGGCAATATTAATTTCATTCTTATATGTGACTTAAGTATATAATTAAAAAAATATTTACAAAACTATGTCGACAATAGTAATGGGAATAAGCTGAAAAAACCATTTAAAATAAGAGAGTAAGCAACAATAAAATATATAACTATGAAAAATTTTGAAAGCCTAAAAAGCAAAAAATTTAAAAAATTATCAAAGAATGAATTAATTTCACTGACTGGAGGTGATGATTCAACAGAAAAAAAAGCTAATACTTCAACGCCAAATAATGGTCATGTTATTGGAGATTATAAAGCTGATGACGGAACTATTTATTATCACCATTTTCTTGGTATTTGGTGGTAAATATTTTTAATAAAAGAAAATAACTGGCTATCTATAAAATGAGCCAGTTATTTTTGCATAAAATTTATAATAACAAGAAAAAATGAAAAAAATAATCTGCTATCTTCCTTTATTTTTTATCTATACATTATCGTTTCCCCAAAACATTAACTACATTGAAAATTATTATAAACCCATTCTAAAAGCAGAATTGTTTCTAATTGAATGCAAGCCTGATTCATCTTTATACTATTATCAAAAAGCCTTCTCAAATGTGCCTTATGCGTTTGCTTCTGATTTTAAAAATGCTGCATATGCCGAATATCTTTTAAACAATAAAGCACTAGCAAGAAATTATATTGACAGTGCTTCTATAAGAGGTATGCCCTTAAATAAGAGACTGAAAAAATATTTTAATAATAAAACGGATTGGACCTATTATAATACAATTAAGTATACCGAATTAAAAAAGAAAAATAAAATAAAAAGAGATAGTTCAATGATTAAACTTGTGGATAGTTTGTATTTGATTGATCAAAATATCCGCATACGAACAAAAAAGTTTGATTTAGTATGGCAAAAAAAATGTGTTGAAACAGATAGTTTAAATTATTTATATCTTCGACCTTATTTGACAAATGGTAAGATTGGTGAAGAATCTTTAGGATGGGAAACATATATAAAATTATCAATTATTACATATCATTATATGCTTGATAAAGATAAGGAGCTGATAAAAAGACTATACATTGAAGGGAAATTAAATAGAACAGATTTTTTTTATTGCATAACAAGACCAACTCAATGGGGTGAAAAGACTGAATTTTTATATCCTGAGATGTTGAAAAAGAATTATAAGAACATTAATCTTGATGAAATAAATGATAATAGAATAGAATATGCTATTCCTAATGTTGAACAAACAATTAAATTAAAAAAATTGCAAAAAAAATCGAATGGACTTTTTTTCTTTACATTAAAATGGTACTAATAATAACAGAAAAAAAAGATTATAGTACAGGAGTTGTATTAAACTGGCTTAACAGGTATAATGTGAAATTTATTGTAATTACTCCTGAATCAGTAATTAAAAAAATAACTATTGATATTAACAACGATGAATATTTACTGATGTTTCAAGATGAGAAAAGAAAAATTGAAATTAAATATAAAGATATAGATTCTATTTGGTATAGACGAGGTTATTTAAATTTTGATATTAGGAAAAACATAATGCAAGATAATAAAATCAATAAAAGAATAAATGCACATTTAACGAAAGAGTGGATGACTTTAATTCAATATGTTTTTCATTCTTTTGAAAAGAAGAATTTTTTAGGGAATTTTTTTATTGGTGATACAAATAAAATAATAACACTTAAACTTGCAAAACAACTTGGATTATTAATTCCCAAAACACATATTGTTACAGATAAAGATAATCTTTTAAATTTAGTAAAAAAGAATAAATTTATCACTAAAGGGATTCAATCAGGACTATTGATGAATTTTAAAAGAAATGACACCCAATTATCTTATCATAACTTAACAAATGACATTAATGAAAATGATTTTAAAAAAAGTAGTGACTCTTTTTTTCCTTCATTAATTCAAGAAAAAATTAAAAAGTTATTTGAAATAAGGACATTTTATATTAATAGTTCTTTTTATTCGATGGCTATTTTTTCTCAATTAGACGACCAAACAAAAACAGATTTCAGGAATTATAATTTTAAAAAACCGAATCGTTGTATTCCCATTATTTTACCAACTAAAATTAGTGAGAAATTGATTAAATTACTAAACATGCTTAAACTTAACACTGCGTCTATTGATATTATTTATACAAGTGATAAAAAATATTATTTTTTGGAAATAAATCCTATAGGTCAATATGAGATGGTTTCTATTCCATGTAACTATAATTTAGGAAAAGTAATTAGTGAATTTTTAATTAATAAAAAATAAAGTATGATTGATTTTAATGATAAAATTAAAAACAACTTAAATATATTTCCCATTTTTTATAGATTTATTATTGAAAACAAAGGCTACTATAACAATGATTATATCGAGATAAAGAAAAGAAACAGAATGATTGCAAATCAATCTCCTTTTTATAAATCAATTACACCTATAAAATGAAAAGAAATATAATCAAATTCTTTACAAATTGTATTCCTATAAAGGGTTATTCCAGGAGTATCATTTACGATATACAAAGGCAAGATGCAGATTACATACCAAATTCACTTTACGAAATTATGTTAGACTGTGATGGATGTACTATAGATGATATAAAATTAAAATATTGTAAAAATGATATAGAAAAAGAAATAATTGATGAGTATTTCTCATTTTTAAAGTCAAAGGATTATTTGTTTTTTTGTTCTGAAGATGAATTTGCATTATTCCCTCCTTTAAACTTTATTTTTGAAAATCCTTCATACATCACAAATGCAATTATAGAGGTTAATAATAATACAACAACGAATACATTAAAGGACTTTGTTTATCAAATTGATAAATTAATTTGTGAAGTTGTACAGTTAAGAATATTGAGTGAGATTTCGTTAGATAAATTAAAAAGTATATTACTGGTTTTTGAAAAAAGTAATGTAGAAATCATTGAACTTATAATAAAATATGTTGATTTTCCTTATCAGGATTTAATAAAACAATTTGCAAGAATAAATAAAATTATTGTTTTTTCAGCACCTTTTTCAAAATCAACAAATTATTTTGAAAATAAAAAAGAAATATTATATAAAAAAGAAAATATATGTTGCAGTTGTGGGTTAATTAGTAAACAACACATGATTATTAACATGTCTTTTTATACAGAGGCACTACAATTCAACACCTGTCTAAACCGCAAGGTATGTATTGACATAAATGGGGAAATAAAAAATTGTCCTTCAATGCAAGAAAGCTTCGGCAATATAAAAGATACAACACTTGCAGATGCAGTTGAAAAATCAGGCTTTAAAGATTTGTGGTTTGTAAATAAAGACAAAATTGATGTTTGCAAAGACTGTGAGTTTCGATATATGTGTACCGATTGTCGCGTATTTATAAAAAAACCTGAAAATATTTTTTCACAACCCGTCAAATGCACTTATAACCCATACATTGCTAAATGGAAAGGAGAAGAAGGTTATGTTCCGGTTGAAGAATGCGGAAAATACACGAAATATAGTTTCGTTGTTGATAAACGAAAAGTAAATAAATTGAATAACCAAATTTTATGATAGTAAAAAAATATTAACTTTAAACACTTTTTATAAATCATAATTCTAAATTTAAAAATCAAAAATCATAATTCATAAATCTCAAATCAATAAATGTCTTTTCCCTTTTATAAACAACTTGATGCAATGGACTGCGGTCCATCGTGTTTGCGCATGATTGCCAAATACTATGGTAAAACATATACATTGCAGGGGTTGAGGGAAAAATGTTTTATAACTCGCGAAGGTGTTTCGTTGTTGGGTATAAGTGATGCTGCCGAAAATATTGGGTTGCACACTATAGGCGTTCGTATCGATTTTAAAAAACTTTCGGAGGAAGCGCCTTTGCCATGCATAGTGCATTGGAAACAACGGCATTTTGTTGTAGTATATAAAATAAAAAATCATGAGGTTTTTGTTTCGGATCCAGCGCATGGATTAGTTAAATACACCGAAAAAGAATTTCTTGACGGCTGGCTTAGCACTAAAACCGAGAATGAAGATAAAGGCATTGCATTACTTCTGGAACCTACTCCTGAATTTTATACTCAAGATGATGAAAAAATAAATAAGTCAGGTTTCCGCTTTCTCTTTTCATATTTAAAGCCATACCGAAAATTCATTATTCAGCTTTTCCTCGGGTTATTGTTGGGAAGTTTATTACAACTTATATTTCCTTTCCTTACGCAGTCGGTGGTGGATGTGGGTATAAGCAACAAGAATATAGGGTTTATATATCTTGTATTGATTGCACAGTTAGTTTTGATTATAAGCCGTTCAACAGTGGAGTTTATACGTGGATGGATATTACTGCATCTGGGAACAAGAATAAATATTTCACTTATTTCCGATTTTCTAACCAAGCTGATGAAATTACCTATCCGTTTTTTCGATACAAAAATGATAGGTGATATTATGCAGCGTATAAGCGACAACCATCGCATCGAATCTTTTCTTACTTCATCAACGCTGAGCATTTTGTTTTCGATGGTGAACCTTGTTATATTTAGTGTTGTTCTTGCGATTTACAGTTTGAAAATATTTTTGATTTTTTTAGCAGGAAGTGTTTTGTATACATTGTGGATATGGATATTCCTGAAACGTAGGCGAGAGTTGGATTTTAAACGTTTTGCGCAAATGAGCGATAATCAGAGCAACATCATTCAACTGATTACCGGCATGCAGGAAATAAAACTAAACAATTGCGAAAAACAAAAACGCTGGGATTGGGAACATATACAAGCTCGACTATTTAGAGTAAATATTAAAGGACTTGCACTTACACAATGGCAGCAGGCTGGTTCAGTATTTATAAATGAAACAAAAAATATTGTCATTTCATTTATCGCTGCAAAAGCTGTGATTGATGGGAGTATAACTCTTGGTATGATGCTGGCAGTGCAATACATCATTGGGCAGTTGAACAGCCCTATTGAGCAAATGATAACATTTATACAGGCAGCTCAGGATGCAAAGATTAGTCTGGAGCGA from Bacteroidales bacterium includes the following:
- a CDS encoding lantibiotic dehydratase: MLDEIKKQYQSFSNFLIRTPLLPLQTIEEFTEEKLKNLFQNPVIGEAIFLASPVLHSECIKWLNGNIKEKKEERRIVYSLMRYLLRMSTRCTPFGLFAGCTVGEWKETYDVRNFFLQSCGNYKSHTRLDMHYLCALAQNLSNHSIIKDKIKFFPNSSIYKYGNKIRYVEYRYVNKKRLHHLVAVDDSDYLRKILSIAENGAEIKVLAESLVDDEINIDEATDFINELISSQILVSELEPAITGPEFLQQLLKVLEKIEGIDEIKNILSETKNAIEKIDESQLGVDVLNYYNIAENLKKLKTEYELNLLFQTDMVKPAESVSLDNSFADDVLKGIAVMNKFTLQQAKNNLTQFCEAFYERYEDKEVPLVLALDNETGIGYLQGSVGLGDIAPLVDDIGTPSVNSGNAEIQWNSIQSFLLKKYLEAHKTDSYEVNISDKELEIFKNDFDDLPDTISAMVQLYHDKIYISSVGGSSAANLLGRFCHSGESIYQMTRKITEKEKSLNPDVIYAEIVHLPESRTGNILLRPALREYEIPFLAKANVDKEHQISLNDLMLSVRSNKIFLRSRKLNKEIIPRLSTAHNYSYNSLPIYHFLCDLQMQNSRGGVGFSWGVLQNEFTFLPRVCYQNVILSLAQWNLRKEDFEKLLKYEENNLLNIINEWREKFKMPRYIALADGDNELVIDLENILCVKTFIDAIKKRQSIKLIEFIFDSETSVVKSEEGSFANQVIIPFYKIKEIKQPEIKERQKEVKQNNNEINIQRTYTTGDRWLYFKFYMGSKTSDLFLTNIIKPLTEELIQEQIIDKWFFIRYADPKLHIRIRFHGTKENFYSSVIAKLHEYNSDFINMNLTWKVQTDTYNRELERYGYNSIDLAESLFFHDSSMIVKMLDMIEGDQGETYRWLFCVRAIDTLLDDFKFDMMQKKELLHLLSEGFNREFNMNKDAKAHLGQKYRKERSLVNEVLDRSKDEANEMKPLIDYIIEKSNSIKPIVEEILKLKENNTLQVPIDNLMGSYIHMLCNRLFKSKQRLHELVIYTFLLKYYESEIAREKTST
- a CDS encoding erythromycin esterase family protein, which produces MKTFLISVSILLISVTCSAQKSVLKVNPKWENSIQNVACEIKSFDSEDFSDLVFLKQLLKDKQYLFIGESSHEVAEFFKLRTRLIKFLHEQMGFKIIAFENDLNTTTFFNIQKDQALSIDSLMLYLGYFPCMEMCELVKYLRKNDIVTTGFDVQLSNTAIFSPAVRYYFKITDSILNDDSLFCVNAQNSIDAHTLAKKWNNAITGISGYDTLSSFAKCIYKSIKTRADWMERMPNISSPMRDSLMAANFLWLIKNMYPKEKVIILAHNEHIAKFNPAFKDKKKYYGSMGQYLQDSIWEKSYVMGIYAFQGQTGNYGPLCTISANKRNSLGAIFNCTGYDISFCDFLSQNKSVENNWMFKKKIKTVSYCFQRYKMVPADHYDGIIMVKNVHAITKLK
- the gwsG gene encoding grasp-with-spasm system ATP-grasp peptide maturase, with translation MVLIITEKKDYSTGVVLNWLNRYNVKFIVITPESVIKKITIDINNDEYLLMFQDEKRKIEIKYKDIDSIWYRRGYLNFDIRKNIMQDNKINKRINAHLTKEWMTLIQYVFHSFEKKNFLGNFFIGDTNKIITLKLAKQLGLLIPKTHIVTDKDNLLNLVKKNKFITKGIQSGLLMNFKRNDTQLSYHNLTNDINENDFKKSSDSFFPSLIQEKIKKLFEIRTFYINSSFYSMAIFSQLDDQTKTDFRNYNFKKPNRCIPIILPTKISEKLIKLLNMLKLNTASIDIIYTSDKKYYFLEINPIGQYEMVSIPCNYNLGKVISEFLINKK
- a CDS encoding class I lanthipeptide, with amino-acid sequence MKKVKLNKKLNLNKETVTNLNMIFGGGDNKATFSLWSCDPSNKPKSCCQTGCADTCPNWSKPGVITCQQTRCIRC
- the gwsS gene encoding grasp-with-spasm system SPASM domain peptide maturase — encoded protein: MKRNIIKFFTNCIPIKGYSRSIIYDIQRQDADYIPNSLYEIMLDCDGCTIDDIKLKYCKNDIEKEIIDEYFSFLKSKDYLFFCSEDEFALFPPLNFIFENPSYITNAIIEVNNNTTTNTLKDFVYQIDKLICEVVQLRILSEISLDKLKSILLVFEKSNVEIIELIIKYVDFPYQDLIKQFARINKIIVFSAPFSKSTNYFENKKEILYKKENICCSCGLISKQHMIINMSFYTEALQFNTCLNRKVCIDINGEIKNCPSMQESFGNIKDTTLADAVEKSGFKDLWFVNKDKIDVCKDCEFRYMCTDCRVFIKKPENIFSQPVKCTYNPYIAKWKGEEGYVPVEECGKYTKYSFVVDKRKVNKLNNQIL
- a CDS encoding lanthionine synthetase C family protein produces the protein MNLDKERILFEIEKIYNTLISLDYKEETDFGVLSGLGGVCLFLAEKYKISREEDVINKTALYFQLIYNGFNNKEYPSFTFCSGISGVGWLVNYLSKINLFESEENNVELNNLIYQFAIHSMSQYKNYDYLHGGLGTLLYFATLSDNQLCKSEVSNIIDKAIKLSYNENNYRYWIDDTYKKNNPEIFVPDKFVNFGLAHGLPGILLLFGKAFCVTKDKKIIHIIEEGVNCILNHELEDSLSIFPSDNFHKRGSRLAWCYGDLGIANSLYILGNQLSNEKWIKKSIDIFIHASKRKELLMNSIIDAGICHGAFGISHIFRRMFFNTGIEIFSKASDYWINEALYMAKFEDGLSGYKAYHGPDKGWVKEFGLLEGIAGMGLVLLSSISKEAPNWDECLLLS
- a CDS encoding peptidase domain-containing ABC transporter, with translation MSFPFYKQLDAMDCGPSCLRMIAKYYGKTYTLQGLREKCFITREGVSLLGISDAAENIGLHTIGVRIDFKKLSEEAPLPCIVHWKQRHFVVVYKIKNHEVFVSDPAHGLVKYTEKEFLDGWLSTKTENEDKGIALLLEPTPEFYTQDDEKINKSGFRFLFSYLKPYRKFIIQLFLGLLLGSLLQLIFPFLTQSVVDVGISNKNIGFIYLVLIAQLVLIISRSTVEFIRGWILLHLGTRINISLISDFLTKLMKLPIRFFDTKMIGDIMQRISDNHRIESFLTSSTLSILFSMVNLVIFSVVLAIYSLKIFLIFLAGSVLYTLWIWIFLKRRRELDFKRFAQMSDNQSNIIQLITGMQEIKLNNCEKQKRWDWEHIQARLFRVNIKGLALTQWQQAGSVFINETKNIVISFIAAKAVIDGSITLGMMLAVQYIIGQLNSPIEQMITFIQAAQDAKISLERLGEIHNKEDEENPDDAKISIMPENKSINIDKLCFQYEGPHSEMVLENVDLKIPEGKITAVVGMSGSGKTTLVKLLLGFYPPVKGEIRVGDIKLENFSAKMWRQKCGAVMQDGFIFSDTIAKNISISEENIDKQKLLHAVKVANIQEFVEALPLGYNTKIGSDGHGLSQGQKQRLLIARAVYKNPDYIFFDEATNALDANNEMVIMNNLEKFFQGKTVVVVAHRLSTVKNADNIVVLDKGKIVEQGTHIELTALKGEYFKLVKNQLELGN